The window GTCAGAACAAGGTCAGCATAACCTTTTTACCCATTCTGTTTCACATCCCTCCTGTGTCATGGCCAAGTGGAGTCCAGTACTGAACTACATTTGTCCCAACTGCAGGAGTTTACGGAGTACAGGAAGGAGCGTGGTAAGATGCTGTTGTCCCGCAGGAACCAGCTTCTACTGGAGTTTAGTTTCTGGAACGAGCCAGTACCCAGAGATGGACCCAACATCTACGAACTCAGGTCCTACCAACTGAGGGTGAGTACTCAAGCAGGAccgtcattttttgttttgtagttctAGTACTGTTCGTAACATATAATAGACAGATCCAAGTAGGTTATATTTTAGTTACATTTATGATCACAATTTATAATGCTCTTAGCTAATGCTCAGTTCTATGTATATAAATTTTGTAATTGATGTGATAATTTGGAAATCGTGATTGTTTGCTTATcgctacatttttttaaaaacatactttttgctGGACTAGAAACGTCATtgcaaagctttttttgtttcagacaAAAATCTTAAATGTTGAGTATGTTAATAAATGTAGTCTATTGCTGTTCTATACTATTTCTTTCCCTTAATTTTAACAAAGATACAATCTTGGGTGTGTACTtggaattttacaaaaaaatttgatttttcggTTGGGCAATGTATAATTATTGTTGGGGAGttgcaacagaaaataattgagaagcactgttTTAGAGTAACATCTCACCATTGCTTATACTAGATAAACCTGCTAAGAAGCAGGTTTCAGGTCAGACAATCTTTACTATGACTAATCTCTTTGGGTTTGTTTCTCCTCCAGCCAGGAACAATGATCGAGTGGGGAAATTATTGGTAAGACAGCATGAATTAATTGCCCTTAACAAACATACTGTTCTGATGAAGAACCCGCACATAATTGTTCTGTTAAATGATAAAACTAACTAATGCAGGTTCAGCACAATAGCCAGCAGGACATTTATCACACcaattttaatgtcattttttttgtctgctttcGCATTGAAAAATCTGTGCCATCATCCTAACCTAACATTATCCACAATCACACCGTCAGGTCGTTTTGTATATCTAATCCTTAACTGTGATGATGTAAAGTTAATCCTTATTTGGATTAAAGATTCAAATGAAAGATTAGTCTTCCTCTTTTTACTGAGCAgattcaatgtttttgtttctccGAATGACTtattcaatgtttttgtttccccGAATGacttattcaatgtttttttttccccgaatgACTTTACAAATAATGATTTTGTTGTCTTTGGCAGGGCTAGAGCCATTGGAATCCGCCAGCAAAACAGTGAAGCTGTTGGAGGGTTTTTCTCACAGATTGGCAACCTTTATATGGTTCACCATCTCTGgggtaagaaaaaaatgacaaggaaaatataaaattgaatttaaaaaaaaaacattaagaatTTTGTGTCTTACAATGTCCAAATTGaatgaatttacattttaaagtgGCGCCTGTTGGACTTTGTAAGGTGGTAAAACTGGTAAGTGAATTGATGTGTAAGAGATTTTGTTCCTTGCAGCATACAAAGACCTTCAATCCAGAGAGGATATAAGGAATGGTGCATGGCATCAGGAAGGCTGGGACGAGGTGGTCTATTATACAGGTGGGCAAATACTATGCGAAGAAACTCTTACAATAATCgagttcattcattcttttatttgtatttttttttacttcaacaaAAAATGCTTCAATGCTTGATTggtacaaactaaaaaaaaaattcaaaggggAACAAATTTGAACTTtcccattgaatttttttaagggATTTGACATAAGGCTCTCTTACTAAAACTTCTACTAAAAAGGACTTGCCTAGTCAGAAATAAATGTGAAGACTGAGTTGAACTGGAAGTGCAGTATTTCTCAAACTTGTGTTTGCATGCTTTCTCCAGTTCCTCTTATTCAGCACATGGATTCCCGGATTATGATACCCACCAAGGCGTCACcactaaaatgaaaaagacaGGAGCCTCTCACGTGGCTGAACATCAATCGGTAACattatggagagaaaaaaaacagcaccacTCCCAACAATTTTAGTGCTGCGAAACTACGTGGCCTGTTTCTTTCATCATTTTTGGACTGTTTACTTTGGTGAAAGACAACCAGATATCCAATTATTTACATATTGTGATGGTTACAAGTGGCATAGCATGGGACTGCATGgggtaaacatttcaaaacgGAAGAGATATAGACATTTACTGCTTTCCTGTTTGTGTTGCTGTcccaaaaagtgtgttttgtgGTAGTTACAGTTGCACTCAAAATGATTCAACCCCCATTGTACAGTAGGTGTGCTAAATGTACAAAACTCAGTAGTCGGCAAGTTTAAAATGCGCtgcactatttatttttttacctttctgcGTATTGCTGACAAATTTAATTAACAATAGGTGTTGAAATATTTGGAGTGCAAAGGTTATTCAATCATGTGATGACTACAGCATACAACATAAATCCCAATAAGATAAAATGGGAATTGGTAGTTGGAAAGATACTCAATGATGCTTTGTAATATTTATATTGCTGGTCATCTTATACAGTACATGGACATATCTTGTCAAGTTCTAACTATAGATTACAAAAGTGTCAAAACAAATATTACAtccaaatatttagatttttggtAGGTCAAACATTGTTTTGACACTTTTAATGCCATGGTAAAATGTTACTGGTTGGTCATCAATTCCAACATTTTCTCTTGACTCATGTCAGCTCATCATTAATAAGCAAGTTTAGAAACTACCAAAGTGGCTTCAAATAATTAGAAGCAGATGGATGGTATATAAATGTTAATACTCTTGATCATATCACTGCTGGAGCTCATGATATTGTGCAACAAGggggcttttatttattcagtgTTACCATTGTTAACTGTTTAAATGTTAGCTGTTTAATATCAAACCTTTGCAAATTTAAAAGTATCACTATTTTTTACATATcaggaaaggttttttttttgactgaaaTACTTcttgttttgctgtttttcccCTGAGATTCtttgtggatgtttttttttttaatatacaatcCCATTATGAAGTTTCCTAGACCTTTTGTCAccttgtttgttttattgtgaACAAAGCATGccttcttttgaaaaaaaatatgtaatgtaTTTTCAGGGGAATAATGATAAACAACAATATGAGTAGTCACCTATAACGTTTGTCAGATTTGATCAAAATAAGATTTGTCATTCTCAGGCGTTAACGACAGAATTAAAGAAATCCGAGCAACAATGTTGATAGCCTGTTTGATTTTAATCCCCAAAACACATTTCGCCGCTGTCTTACAtaattaaaatctttttttaaacattgcacTTGCCATCATGTTGAGTTGTAagtcttagaaaaaaaaagtgcctaaaagaaaatttacattttgaaCCTTCACACAGGCAATGATATTTTACATCTTCAAGTATGTAAAAATCACGAAGGTAAAATTGGTCAGACTCAAGTAAAACATCACTGATTCAAAATCTGTTGACATAACTGGAGCATGTCCAATGGATAAAACCATCAGATACACACCATTTGGTGCAAATAACACTGataaatgtaaagaaaaaaaaaagtgactgtaTTCATTCTGGGCTCTTTAAATCTTTTCCATTTCTTTCAGCAACTCTCCAAAACTGGTAACATACCATGTACTCAGCTCTTTAACCTGAGGCCTCATTACATTGCCACCAAATCCAATGAATgcgctctggaaaaaaaaagaggacaaatACATTCAACCTTGATAAttagggctaatttccatgGAGACGCTACGACCGAATCAACGATACGACGCCACAAATTTCACCATTGTTGTCAAATTCGAGGCCAATCCGCAACAATTGTGTTGCAGATTAGGGGAGTCACGTCCCATCCTAACGACCGCTATGTGAACTGTTAACATAAATACTTACATAACATAAATACTTACAGCTGGAGGACAGGCCTCTTGATCTGTGGCTCCATCTCCAATCATCACAACTGTCTTGAAGCCGTACTTTTCCTTCAGCATGCTGATGACTTTTCCTTTGCCCCCGCTTTCTGCTGTGGCTTGGTTCTCATCAAATCCTGCATactcacctaaaaaaaaaattatataaagcTAAATTGGTACAAGTAGTAATTGAAGAAGACCAATGCAATAATTTATCTATCGCTCAAATGAGTAAATAAAGAGTACCTTAAGGGTCCAAAACAATGTGTTGGGGAGACTGTTTGACCACTAGTCATTCATTTGCTTTATTAATTCTTGATCACCTGTCTTTTCgcaaatattttatattctttagTACTCCATGGTGTGCCAGATTTTATCTGTGCTGATTCTGAGATTTAAACTCAGAACCAGGTACATCCTCGCATGGAGCAATGTTGGCAAATGAtcttcgtgtgcggtcgattgttcgccggtcttttggtcgcccggaccgcgacaacgggcgaccaaaagaccggcgaccgaaagaccgacgaccaaaagaccggcgacaaaacaaggtaaaacaacacggtctacgcatcaataaaagccaacaatggccatgagcagtttcactgagccgacgtgtgagtgtataagagtctgtatgtacatgcgttgtccctttaagaagctacgtcagtcagggtcttaacaagttctccaacaaaaacaataaaagtccgggaaatttggagcttttctttagcctaataattactagggcatgaagtatgactaaataataattcgaaagttgtatttagggaatttgagcaacgatttaaatggtaattatcaataaccttccgggcgaccaaaagaccatcgaccaatcgactgtgtaccaaTGATCTTATGCTCAGTTATTgtgaatcccccaaaaatgtgttgCTATAAACCAGATGAATCCATTGAACAGATTTAAAACTCTTACCATTGAAATAAAACTTGAGCCGGTTGGCGTAGACATTTTCTAAAGGAATGTTTAGTTGAGTGGCCACATGTTCGACAATGCAGCGGAAGCCCCCTGAGATGAGGAACACCTTGATGTTACGCTGGTGTAAGCGGTCCACAAGGTCCCTGGATGTAAACAAAAAGGGACCGCAATGTTTCAAACTACATCCTGCACTCATGCCTTCCATTTTCAAAACACGCATTGGTAGTGGCTCTTACCTAATACCAGGGGTGAGCTGTGGTGGGTGGTCTGTGATCAGTTTGTTGACTTGTTCTCTGGAACATTTGATGATCGCGAGACGCTCAGTCAAAGCTGATTTGAAAGTCATCGAGCCACCCATGGCTTTACGTGTCCTATAATGTGCAAGTTAAAATGGAGTGAGTGATAGCATTAGGCGAAAATACAGCGTGTTTGCATCAGGCTGCAGGCTACTTACATTTCAGTAACGGCATCCCCCACACCGCAGAACTTAGCTAGTTCATCAATGCCTTCTTCTTTAATAACAGTGCTGTCCACATCAAAACATACAGCATCTGCTCGTCGAAAAAGTTCCTTGGTCTGTGACATTGTGGTCATGGCTACGCTATGATGAGAAATACAGAAGAGTATTTGAGCAGGaaacaacaacaccaaaaaaataatgacataaaAACTTTCCATGGGGATTTCTGttctgtttttaatttgaataaGAAATACAGCAGGTAAAAATTAATTTTATCACGTGAAAGTCCGTCTAAGAACAGAGTttacaaataaattaataaaaaataagtagggCCACAGAGTAAGAAGGTAGAAATGATGTAAGCTATTTTGTTTTAGTAGTACTTGGACTACAACTCcataaatccaggtcggtccacctgtgtagtttgcatgttctccccgggcctgcgggggttttctccgggtactccggtttcctcccacattacaaaaacatgcatggtaggctggttggaccatctaaattgcccctaggttggagtgtgattgtgaatggttgtttgtctcctggtgccctgcgattggctggccaccaattcaggctgagACAGAATACATAGAAATGGACGCATAAAATAGGAAGCCAGACATTCCCCATCTAGGGCCTCATTTAAAAGAGTCAAACAGTGAAACCATTTTGTGTCCGGAGGGTTTCTTTCCCCATAGTGGCAAGTTATGAAAAAGTTTATTGGTActagtgtaaataaaaaaataaaataaaaaaagtatatatatttaactaATCCCATTTCAGTTTGTAATTTTACTTTCATACATGAGATGTACCAGTACCTTAACTTTTACCAGTCTTTTTGAAATATACTTAAGGTGATGTCTCATGCAGTACAAAGAGAATAAATAGGATTTAATAGGAGAGATTGAAAATTAAATGTACTACAACAATAGCCAGCACCCCGTTGCATAATGATCGCCTAAACAAAATACACGAAGGGGCCATAGTGGACATCATCTACCAGAGTTGCGTCACCCCTCACTCAACATAATAGTGTAGCaaagttaaattgaaaaaataaataaatatatacaataatGGAATATAACAGGCAGTGCATAACAGAAAAGCATGATTCCTATATTGGggggaaaatgacatttaattaaAACGACCACACATTTGTTGACCTCAATCAATGTTCTTTTCACCCTGTTGTCGTCAGAGGTTAAAATATTCAATTAATGCGAACTAAAAGGGAAATCTTTCCAAAAGTACAAGTTGTTCTGCAGTACTTACGGTTAAACGGACGCGATGAAAAGGCACTGGATGTAGCTTATGGGCCGGCAGAGGAGCACCGTTTGCGGAAGAACCGGATGGCAAAATATGCAGAAGAAGAGCCAAGCCGCGAGTTGGACCAATCAGAGAGAAGCCGGTGAAGAACCGCCCCATCTCTCCTGATAGGACGTCGGGACGACTGACGAATTGGAATTTTCCGATTTCCATGATTCTGCCCCTCTGCAGCAGACCGGTCGGTTACCTATGACTAAAAGCCATAAATGTAACTGTAAATATAAATGGCATCGTGAACAAACGCGGATGCATCTTGAGGTATGTATTTTGCTATAGAATACAGGAGGGCAACCGAATTcctgcaaaaaatgtttttcagtgTTATATTACGGTTAAATTAGCTTTAGCTTGTTAGCATGTGTTTCTTGCTACTATACAACACAATTGAGTTCTATTGAATACC of the Stigmatopora argus isolate UIUO_Sarg chromosome 10, RoL_Sarg_1.0, whole genome shotgun sequence genome contains:
- the nipsnap2 gene encoding protein NipSnap homolog 2: MATGVLQRVSTGLARAKNGAQSAGQLLIWTRGFNTSTITRQDSWFKSLFVRKVDPRKDAHSTLLTKNEESNLYKIQFHNVKPECLDAYNKLCEDVLPSIHADKFYPCELVGTWNTWYGEQDQAVHLWRYRGGYPALTEVMNKLRQNKEFTEYRKERGKMLLSRRNQLLLEFSFWNEPVPRDGPNIYELRSYQLRPGTMIEWGNYWARAIGIRQQNSEAVGGFFSQIGNLYMVHHLWAYKDLQSREDIRNGAWHQEGWDEVVYYTVPLIQHMDSRIMIPTKASPLK
- the psph gene encoding phosphoserine phosphatase, whose protein sequence is MTTMSQTKELFRRADAVCFDVDSTVIKEEGIDELAKFCGVGDAVTEMTRKAMGGSMTFKSALTERLAIIKCSREQVNKLITDHPPQLTPGIRDLVDRLHQRNIKVFLISGGFRCIVEHVATQLNIPLENVYANRLKFYFNGEYAGFDENQATAESGGKGKVISMLKEKYGFKTVVMIGDGATDQEACPPASAFIGFGGNVMRPQVKELSTWYVTSFGELLKEMEKI